ATTCTCGGCGGAATGCATTTATTAAACCACCATGAGGATGCACATTACGTTATGAAATGTGTGTGAGCTTTTCAGTTATATTGcttatgctgtgtgtgtgtgtgaaactTGCAACCATGATGAAAAGTGGTCCCGGGTGGTGTATTACACTATCTACCGCCCATCTACCGACAAAGATAGCCTGACTGATGTGTGTTGGTCGGGTCGGGTGTGATATAGACCCCGATGCAGCTGATGCACGGCGATATCAAGCAGTGGGTCGATTTCAGGAAGCTGTAAGCgcaaagaaaatgggaaatccGGAAAAGAAGAgcagctagaaaaaaaaaacaggagtaGGAAAATATACATAGAAACCACCACCGTCGATAGTCGTCGGTTCTAATGTTTCAGCGGGCGAAAACCCATTTAGCCTACCGAGGAGTTCGGCTTCGGCCGATTGGCCGGGTCGGCAACGAATCCATCCTTGACCTCTTCCGGGCGCACCACCGACAACGGCGGGGTGCGCATTATTTCGAATGGGTGGTTACTGACGAACGGATTCACCGACCGGAGAGGTTTCCAAcaagttttgctttccaaGAGCGTTTTATACGGTGGAGATGGTTGGAACCTTAAAACCTGTCAGGAATTGGATGGATTGTCGGGAGCAGGGGGAAGGGATGGGGATGTTATTTCAGAACCTGCAGCGCGTGGTGCGTATAGATGAAAGTTCGCCAAGAGTTTTGGGATAGTTTGGTTGAGCTGATTAGCCGCCGGGTTGGGTACTGCTTGCGGAATTCCGGACGTCCCATTGCATAACAGTAGATTAATTTGTAACACTGCTTTCTTCACGTTTTATTGCCAGTCAGTCGACGGTGAGAATTTTAAATCACGATTAAACCGAGCACAGATAGAAATAGAGTTCGAGCGTGTCCCATCAATAGCGAGACTTTAATACTTAACGAACGTGCTCCACGAACTGGCCGGTTTTTCGATTCTTTGCGAGCCCGGATGGATCGAAAAAAAAGTCGAACCAATCGCAAAGCATGATTTGAGGCAACGATtcgaaaaatcgatttagagttttaaaagctaccaggggggaaggggaaggaggatttttggttctgtttctatttttattatcaCCTGTCCGCATCTGTGTGGTCGCTGGGTGAAGCGTTGTGAAGGGAAAATCCCGGTGAGCTATTCCATCACCGAACGCCTTAATGTGACCAATTCGAATTCGGCAACgaaccaccatcatcatcatcatcagaaagccgagatgtgtgtgtgtgtgtgcgtgtttgtcgGACTTTGTTAGTCCACCACCCTAATATATCTCGGGTGTTTCGCACCAATCTGCCCACACCCGCCATCTTATTAAAACGTAACGCAGTGCGAAAGCTCATCCATTTCGATTTCGTTACATGCGGGATCGGCCAGCATCCTGGTGGGTTCCGAAGGTGTCAAAGTGACaggcggcggcggcggtggcCAGATTTAATCGATAACGTTAATGCGAAGGTAGGGGGAagcctttttgttttacgcaGGAAGACAAATCATACGTATGAAACAAAATACTCGCTTCTCGGTTAGGGTATGATTTAATCTTATGGCAACCGTCTTGTGGCGTGTGGTGTATGACGGTTTACCAGCAGCCAGCCGCCTGTTGCTTGGATGCCGCGACAAGCGAACCCAGCCGGAGCGAAAACCCCTGCAAAAGTGCGGTTGggtacgaaaataaaatatgattgaTTATTATCGCTATTACTATATTACGAAAAGGTATTAGCCACCGTGATACTATTTATAGCAACAGTGAGGCAAATAAATCAACAGTGCGCCCACCTCGCCGCCATGATGCGCCAATGCCATTCACGCGCTgtatacacacgcacacagtgtAGATTGATCATACACAGCGAATGCCACGGCGGGTAAGGATGATTCCTTCCCAGGTGGCCACCTACGCACGGAAGGTCAGCTTTAGCCACCCTccgaacacacatacacacggccGCACGCAGGAAGAGGGTGGCGGtggcagaaaaaagaaaagaaaatattctcCCCACGGCAGCTGCTTTCTCTTCGCGCTCTCCTGGTGAGTGAGGTCAGCTTACGCTGTGTGCGGTTTGTGTGaggaatcatcatcatcatcatcaccatcatcatggtCTATCATGCTAACCGCCAGGATCTGACCGTACGGACTTTCCGAAAATGTACGACATCGTCGATCGCAGCGGAGCAtttcccccccctcccatcgaaaaagaaggaaaaatccaGCACGGTGAGAgaaaaggagaaggaaaatcATTTTCTAATGCACCTTGAAAGGAGGGAGAGAAAGCGACTAAACGAAAGAGCGCATGAGACTGAGAGAGAAGGGCagtgagagagcgagagagagaaagagagggaggtGTAGAAAAGACTACTAAACGTACATTATGTACTacttgatgctgctgctgctgctgctgatggagtCGACGATTTTTGGCTGATTATTAGCCCTTGAGTGTAAATGTCCGCATCATCATGTGCCTGTGTTTGGCAGGTGTGCGCTCGTCCCCGTTTCACATGTTTTGTTGTACATCCCGATGCAAAAGGACACTATGTCcatgagcgtgtgtgtgtgtgtgtgtgtagggggGGTTGTATATGTGTGATAAAGTTGTGTTTATTCTCCACCTTCCGTCGCAATGCAATGCCCCGATGGAAAGGTGTTTGCTTGCTATATTTACCTGCTGGCAAGTGTCTCTCCGCTCCTTCGGCGTACCGTttgcaacaaccaaaacaaaaaataaagcaaatctACAATTCGTCCTTATTTTCCACCGTGTGTGACGGTAACGCTGGTGACGCTAAAGGGAAGTGACTGCACGGATGTGACGCTGTCATTGGCGGTATATCATGCGCGGCAGCTGATGGATCTAAATGGGGCACGGTACGACATTGAACCACTccggatgctgttgctgctgctcattcatttgttgcacattttctCCCAACTACcgacacacaggcacacaggcaaacacacactcacacaaacacttaGGGCTTTGGTGCCCAACCGTCGAAAAGATGGACGACGAAGATTGTGACGCGGTGGGACCACTGACTGGCTGACGCAGATCGTGTCCGATAAGAAAAGGACACTCCAATCGGCCGTGGAGCGAGAGGAGCGGATTCTACCTGTCGTAGAATGAgggtggttttggtttttttttatgtgtaaaCTGCTTCAATTTTCCACGGAAAACAATGCGTTTTCCTGTTGAAGATTAAATGACGCACCGCTGGGCTATTTGGCCCTTGTAGTCGCGATAGAAAAACTTCACCAAGTGTCGCCCTGCAGTCAAAAGTGTAACACCCTCCCACAGACTAACGCTGGACAGTAACGATACACTGCATGCTCGATGTGTACATTCAGTCCCCCAAGTAGTAACACGCCTACTTAGTTCATTACACGACTTAAAAATTCTTGACGGCAATACACGGGATCTACTCAAGCCTGCAAAGCGTACGCCACGAACGAACTACACCAGATCCCGTGGAGGACAAATAGAATGCCATGCGCCAGGGCAACGGGAACGATTTGGCACGATTACCTACACCTGTGGAGCGGATGTTGAACTGTCCTTTGCGATGTTGTTACACTCGCCCACCGATTCACCACAATTCGAACAGCTCACgcgacaaataaaaaacggcTCCCCTACTAAGGACGGTGAAAAGTTCACCGTTGGCTCCCGTTGTGCCTGGAGACGCTGAGGGTTTCCTTCTGTGAGGTTCTGTGGCACACCGAAAGGTAATGTGCGTTATCGTTGACACGGCTGCTGTTTGTGCAGTAGTGCCCCAGGAAAATCGTCATCAGGAAGGTAGTACTCCTGTGGGACATGCGCACCACGAGATCCTCAGGACGAGAGCGAACGCGTGAGAAGAGAGCGCGAAGCGTGGAGAGTATGCACGCGGAATGGATGTCcactggtgttttttttggcacgGGAGCAATAAATACGAGAGCTTAATCCTGCTGGAGtcctgttgctgctactgtgCACTGTGCTCCCCGTTGGTTCCTGTTTCCGCTCCGCTCGGATTtagaattcaattaaaaattgataaacaAACGGAACATGACCgtaagcagcagcaggatTGGTCAGTGTTGATGAGACCATTTTACACTTACTTTGCGGTTAACTCATTTATTGTGGAATTGGTGGACATTTTCCTACCGCGGTTTAGAAGCTGTTTGTGACGGTGCTGTGGAACGGGTGGGAGTGAAACCAACCAGgtgagtatatatatatatgattGTCCCTCCAGTCAACCATGTGATTGGGGACAATCTAATTGATTTCCGGCTTTGGTTTGTACGCGGGCATGCTCATTGTTACATTGCAAAGAAAGATGGGTTCCGTTGAGATCCGTTGCTGCGATCTGCGtatgtaataaaacttgttgcGTTGCACATTAAAGGTTTGACAAATACAGTTTATGAGGCGGATCTATCCAATTTACGGTAGAGTTTCACACCTATTTGAGAAAGTGAGGCACTACTTGGAATCTTAGACATTTGAAGTATATTTCGATCTACTTGTTTTTCATCAAGCAGCATTCAACAAGTGGTGGATGTAAAAGAATAACACAATTATTCCTTCAAAAGGTTCTTCCAACTGTTCTCTAAATACTTTCTTTTTACTACTTTCtctttgcttgcttgcttttaattatttctgcAAAGCATAGCACGTGATATACCTTTACaaagaatttattttgaaCTTGAGTTTAacatattcaaatttaaacatcGCTTCCAACACGtgtggaaataaattcaaaaaatattgCCACGATTACAGTGTGCGACACGAACAGAATGCAAAAGTCATCGCGAACTGTCAACCAGACTGTCacaaaaaatgacaaccgaaAATCGACTTGGCATCACTGGCAGCTTTTGTGTTATGAGAACTCGACGATACAACGACGGTGCAAATTTCTGAATTTCGTCAACTCCGAAAAAGTAAGTTTACTAGTGATGATTTCTCCACGACCCCGCGGTTCTCGGTATTTGCGCGATCTGTGTGCCGTTTTTGAGTATTTGCGCGGTAACTGTTGGGCACGTTTGGCATGGTGAAAGGCACTTCTACTTCGCAATTCTCGCTTCGGCTGGTTGTGGGGTGAAAAgtgatgtttatgtttgtgaCCGAAAAATTTCGCTTACTCATGGGAATGGGTCGTCGGAAAGCGTGCGAGCGGGGTTCTTTAAATAGAATACACGATTTGCTGTTCTTTTTGCAGCTCAGCAGAGATGTCGCTCAAACCGCGAAGAATAGTGTTCGAAGATGTCTGGATTGAGCTGCGGGAAGCGGTCCAGAAGGTGATCACACTGCAAGGCATCAAGCACGATATCTGGAACAACCTTTTTGCGTAAGCCACCATGCTGCTCGTAGCAAAGAGAGAATGTGCTATCCCGAAACTAGGCCACGGCCGCACCGTGCACCGTGGACCGGCAGCACTGCTGCGACAAACGATCCAACACACTCCGTCTTTGTGTTACGTTTATTGCCCCTGTTGTGTGATAGTTTTCTAATGAGTTCGTTTCGGCTTTGTTTTGACGTTTATTTTCCGTAGCGATGTGTACCAAATATGCGTGGCGCACCCGGAACCTTTGGCAGATCGGTTGTACTTGGAGACGAAAACGTTCCTGGAAAATCACGTCCAAACTTTGCTGGATAAGCGAGTGTTAATAGCGGAAACACCGAATGCTTCCAAGGACGAATCTTCGGTCGGACCTTCATCCGGATTGTCTTACCTGCTGTTGGAGCGATATTATGAAGTGTGGGTAGAATATAGCCACGGTTCGCAGTACTTAAACAATCTTTATAAGTGAGTAGGAAAAGACGGTCGGCTCTGTCAGCATTGACTGAAACCCATCTTCTGCTGGTTTTAGTTACCTCAATCAACAGCACATCAAGAAGCAAAAGCTCAACGAAGCGGAAGCCGTGTACGGTTgcaacaaccatggtgataGCCAGGAAAAGATGGAGATCGGTGAACTAACGCTAGAGATCTGGAACCAGTACATGATACAGCGGCTCGGCAACGAGCTTGTCGATCAGATACTAAGTGGAATCAATGcggaaagggtgaacaatacGAGCGGGCAGTATAATAAAAGCACGGAGGTTATACGAGGCGTGATACAAAGCTTCGTCGCCGTGCAGGAGGACCGCCGTAAAGGATCGCTCAAGCTGTACCAGGAACTGTTCGAGGCACGCATGCTAGAGGAGAGCGGCCAGAACTTCCGCATCGTAGCGAGTGAATTGCTACAGGTACGGTGTGATGCTGTTCTTTTTTAAGGATTGAATGTTAATAACGAATCATTCGGGCGCTTTCAGGTTTGCAGTGTCAGTCAGTACATGGAAAGGATAATCAAAAAGTTTGAGGAAGAGGAAAAGTTGGCTAAAATTTATCTACATGAAAGGCAAGTATTGCGCTTTGTAAAAGAAATGGTGAACATCTGTGTTCTGCTGCTTGTTGGTCAGTTCGATTCCCGTCAACGTTGTTGATTAACGTAACGTATTTTTGTCTCCAGTTCTCTTCCAAAGCTGCGCAAAGTGTGTGAGGAAGAAATGGTAACCAAGCATATGAACTTCCTGTACTCCGAATGCAAAGAGATGGTAGCAAATGAGAAAAGCACTGATTTGAGAAATCTTTACATCTTGCTCAAACCGGTTACGGACGGTTTGAAACGGCTGATCGAGGTGTTCCTGGAGCATATCAAGGAACAGGGCAAGAAGACAATTTCCTGCATGAAAGGTGATTCGGTAAGTAGTGAAGCTACTAGCGTTATGGACGGACAGTCCTTCtaacatacacgcacacttcTAAAACTTAAAGGTACATATACAATTCGTGGAAAACATGCTGGACGTGCATAGAAAGTACGAAGAACTGATACATACTACGTTTAAGTCGGACCCATTGTTTCTGGGCGCGCTCGATAAGGCCTGCGCTCGCATCATCAATGAGAAGCACAGTAATAATCAGGTATGCCGCAGTGCCGAACTGGTCGCCAAATATTGTGATAGCTTGCTAAAGAAATCGAAAACGACTGAGGGCGAAATCGACCAGAAGCTGACacgcagcatcatcatctttaAGTACATCGAGGACAAGGATGTGTATCAAAAGTTTTACAGTCGCATGTTGGCAAAACGGTGAGCAAGACTTTATGATTGTGGGTCGTTAACAAAATGTTCTTTGTCTCCATGTctgtaatttttcttttgtcttttCTTGCTTTAGGTTGATTCATGAACAGTCCCAAAGTATGGACGCAGAAGAGTTAATGATTAACAAGCTGAAGCAAGCTTGTGGGTACGAGTTCACCAACAAACTTCACCGCATGTTCACCGACATTTCGGTATCAAACGATTTGAATACGAAGTTTAGCAAATATTTGAATGACAACAAACACGAGACTGGTAAGAATCGGTCCTGGGTTCTTTAGGTTCTTTGGTTTATGACCTTCTTTCTTTTACAGGTATCAACTTTTCCGTCAAAGTCCTGCAGGCTGGTGCGTGGCCACTAGGACCAACGCAAGTAGTAGCATCCTTTGCCATACCGCAGGAATTTGAAAAATCCATCCGCCTGTTTGAGGAGTTTTACCATATCAACTTCAGCGGTCGCAAACTGACCTGGCTGCATCATCTGTGCCACGGCGAGATGAAGCTATCGTTCGAAAAGCGCAACTATATCGTCACAATGCAGACGTACCAGATGGCTATACTGCTAATGTTTGAAAACACGGACAAGTACACGTGCAAGGAGCTGCAAACGTCACTACAGCTACAGCAGGAAATATTCCAACGACATCTGCAAAGCTTAGTTGAGGCAAAAATTTTGCTACTTAGCGAAGAGGTATGGTGTGCCGTTATTGTGTTACAGCAACGAAGCATTGGGCACACCTTATAACTAACGTATTTCgctttcatgttttttgtgtttagaaAATGAATGACGATACGGAAGTTAGCATCAACGTAAATTACAACAACAAGCGAACTAAATTCAAAATAACTACCAACCTTCAGAAGGAAACACCACAAGAGGTAAGTGGCGTGTTCACCCCGGTCCGGATAGTCAGTTTTGCGTACGGAGcattggtccgaatgggattttgaaccgaaTCTGTCGTACGAAGACTGGTGTCGCTAGCAATATACCACCGGGTCGCCCCTTCGTTTAGTccattaatttgaaataatttaaaaatgaaaggTAGTGAATCTTTTTAAACAGCTGTTAATCAGCATAGGCGCTGCAATACTTTCTTTGTGCGTTATATCACTTTCTCAAAATATTGCATAGTTCCATTAGATGGCACACTATTTAAGAAATTTGCAAAGGAATCAAAGAAAGAGTTTGATTTTGTAAACCATTATAAGCTTCAACTTTTACCTgacttctttaaaaaaatcactgagaatttaatttcattattttttactattaGGGAGATGCTATCCCCAATAAGATcatgaaaaaaataagttatttCTTGATTTGCAGGTGGAGCACACGATGAATGCCGTTGACGAGGATCGAAAAATGTATTTACAAGCGGCGATCGTCCGCATTATGAAATCTCGAAAGGTGCTAAGACATAATACCCTTATACAAGAGGTTAGTAATAATAGTTAATGAAATTGACTCTGAACAATGAATCAACtattcgtttcatttgtttctttatttcaccAGATTCTTTCCCAGTCGAAGGTAAGCTTCGCACCGAACGTGTCCATGATTAAAAAGTGTATCGAGTCACTAATCGACAAGCAGTACATCGAACGAACGCCCAACTCCGGTGACGAGTACAGTTACGTGGCATAGGGTGAATGTCCGTCTGCATTATATCCCAATATCCACTAAACGGGCCCGTTTGGGATCACTGGAcgaattgaatgaaatattaaattgttaACAGTAGTAACGTACCGTAAAACATGGAAGCTTGCACAAGTTCTGCCCAACATCTCCGTGCGCTGGAGCAGTTGTTTATGAAATAATTGGTCGTGTGCAGCAGTGTGATACACGGAAGCTGAGCAAGTAATACagtgaaaacaaatttaaaagctCTTGAGTTTTGTAACGTgagatgaaaataacaaaaccaatttggtcCCAATATGCAGCGGTGTGTGCTGGTGGTTGTTTAACATTTGGCTCTTGTTTGGTTTATTCCCCCTTAGACGGCAGTAGAATGATAAGAAAATTCGTTGTACATCACTCTTAGACCAGGCACAGAAATGGGAAGAATTATTTTGTCCGTTACGGTCAATGAACATTTTTTgatcgattttgttttattctctctATCGAAAATGCGATCGTGGGATATATTTTGTGCGATCTTGTTAGTgtaccttgtttttttgtaaatataatCTTTTGTACGTGTTCATGTTTTCTTTAACGAAAATCAATTGTGAAGGCGGGTTTTTAGAGTTTTTACGCttaatcgttttttgttttattacaattattatttagtCGGCATCctaaaccacaaaacaaaacaaaaataatacgcTTCCCTATTAGCTTACATTTTACTACAAATATCATtagggaaagaaaacgaattgATGTGCCCTTTAAACTGTAACGTAAACTTTTCTACCGAGAAGTGTGTGGGATAGAGTTCGCATCAGATGTCTAAACAGTTTACAACACAGTGCAACACATTACACCTATACCTCGTATAACAGCGCTTTGCAGATGTTATCACCTTGAAGAATGTTGCGATCCTTCGCTGTCTCATATTGCAAAGGTATATTTTCAATTGAGGTATAAAGATTCCCTTGAGAAGTTAGTTCGGTTACTTGAGTGTGGGAAAGGCCTTGAAAGCCACCCTGAATGAATATCATTGCAACGGAAGTAAAGCAAAGTCCTTCGGGAAAATGTGTCCATGAAGGCTATATAACGAGGTATAGGTGTATTCAACGGAT
This region of Anopheles marshallii chromosome 2, idAnoMarsDA_429_01, whole genome shotgun sequence genomic DNA includes:
- the LOC128719548 gene encoding cullin-2, with protein sequence MSLKPRRIVFEDVWIELREAVQKVITLQGIKHDIWNNLFADVYQICVAHPEPLADRLYLETKTFLENHVQTLLDKRVLIAETPNASKDESSVGPSSGLSYLLLERYYEVWVEYSHGSQYLNNLYNYLNQQHIKKQKLNEAEAVYGCNNHGDSQEKMEIGELTLEIWNQYMIQRLGNELVDQILSGINAERVNNTSGQYNKSTEVIRGVIQSFVAVQEDRRKGSLKLYQELFEARMLEESGQNFRIVASELLQVCSVSQYMERIIKKFEEEEKLAKIYLHESSLPKLRKVCEEEMVTKHMNFLYSECKEMVANEKSTDLRNLYILLKPVTDGLKRLIEVFLEHIKEQGKKTISCMKGDSVHIQFVENMLDVHRKYEELIHTTFKSDPLFLGALDKACARIINEKHSNNQVCRSAELVAKYCDSLLKKSKTTEGEIDQKLTRSIIIFKYIEDKDVYQKFYSRMLAKRLIHEQSQSMDAEELMINKLKQACGYEFTNKLHRMFTDISVSNDLNTKFSKYLNDNKHETGINFSVKVLQAGAWPLGPTQVVASFAIPQEFEKSIRLFEEFYHINFSGRKLTWLHHLCHGEMKLSFEKRNYIVTMQTYQMAILLMFENTDKYTCKELQTSLQLQQEIFQRHLQSLVEAKILLLSEEKMNDDTEVSINVNYNNKRTKFKITTNLQKETPQEVEHTMNAVDEDRKMYLQAAIVRIMKSRKVLRHNTLIQEILSQSKVSFAPNVSMIKKCIESLIDKQYIERTPNSGDEYSYVA